Below is a genomic region from Kwoniella pini CBS 10737 chromosome 7, complete sequence.
AGGTCAACAACGAGGACGAGAATCACAATCTGGTGTCCTTGGAGGTGTCTCTAGACTCCTGAATGGTCTATCTGCTCCCTCTATGGCCAGATCCAATTCCACCGACAACGTCGCTTTGAACTGGAAGGAAGATTACGAGACCATTCCCTTCCATGATCCCAACGGTATCAACCTTGTCGCCAAGGTTTCGACCCAACAACCTACCATATATACCGCTATCACTGGATCAGAGCAAAAGGTCAACCCACGAACCGGCAAACAACTGCGAGTCATTGCCGTCGATGTCGGTATGAAAtggaatcaaattagatGCTTCAGAGAACGAGGTGTCGAAGTCAAGGTAGTCCCATGGGTGAGTGGGTGAGATTATAAGCGAGCGGCATATGCTAAACGGATTCCCTCAGAATTACGACTTCAACTCCGAGACCGAACCATACGACGGTCTTTTCGTCTCCAATGGTCCTGGTGACCCCTCAATGGTCAAAGAGACAATCGCTAATCTCTCAAAAGCCCTTGAAACCAGCAAAGTACCCATCTTCGGTATCTGTCTCGGTCATCAACTTCTCGCCTTGGCTTCCGGTGCTTCCACtcgaaagatgaaatacgGTAACCGAGGTATGAACTTGCCATGTACTTGTTCATCATCTGGTCGATGCTACATCACTTCGCAAAACCACGGTTACGAGGTTGACGTCACCACCCTCAAGAACGGCTGGGAGGCTTTCTTCACCAACGCCAACGATCAATCCAACGAAGGTATCTGGATGGGTAAGAACGGTAAACCCTTCTTCTCAGTCCAATTCCACCCTGAATCTGCTCCTGGACCACGAGACACCGAGTTCATTTTCGATGTCTTTATCAAGAGTATGGTAGACTCCGCCAGGGAAGGCAAACTTGTCCCCATCGACATGCCTGGAGGTGAATTGGCTGATAACATCGCCGCTCGACCCAAAGAGCACGTCAAGAAGGTTCTTGTACTCGGTTCCGGTGGTCTCTCGATCGGTCAAGCTGGTGAATTCGATTACTCCGGTTCCCAAGCCATCAAAGCTttgaaggaagaaggtatcTACACCATTCTTGTCAACCCTAATATCGCTACCATTCAAACTTCGAAAGGTCTCGCCGACAAGGTATATTTCCTTCCTGTCACTCCCGACTTTGTGCgaaaaatcatcaagcaCGAGAAGCCAGACGGTATCTACTGTACTTTCGGTGGTCAAACCGCTCTTTCCGTTGGTATCAAACTCAAGGATGAGTTTGCCGGTCTTGGTGTCAAAGTACTCGGTACCCCTATCGATACCGTCATCACCACCGAAGATCGAGACCTCTTTGCCAAAGCCATGGAGGAGATTGGAGAAAAATGTGCCGAATCTGCCTCAGCTGTCAATCTTCAAGAAGCCACAGAAGCCGCCAACAGAATCGGCTATCCTGTTATCGTAAGAGCCGCTTACGCTCTTGGAGGTCTTGGATCAGGTTTCGCACAAAATGACGAACAACTTGCCGAATTGTGTAACAAAGCTTTCGCTACTTCTCCACAAGTCTTGGTTGAAAAATCTATGAAAGGTTGGAAAGAGATTGAGTACGAGGTGGTCAGAGATTGCAGAAACAACTGTATCACTGTCTGTAACATGGAGGTGAGCGAGTCGTTTGTTAAAATTCGTGGATATCGCTGACAACTCTGCAGAACTTCGACCCATTGGGTATCCACACCGGTGACTCCATTGTCGTAGCTCCCTCTCAAACCTTATCGGATGCCGATTACAATATGCTCCGAACCACTGCTGTCAATGTCATCCGACATCTTGGTGTCGTCGGTGAATGTAACATTCAGTACGCCCTTAATCCTTACTCCAAGGAGTACTGCATTATCGAAGTCAATGCCCGACTTTCTCGATCGTCCGCTCTTGCTTCCAAGGCTACGGGGTACCCACTTGCCTTCATCGCCGCCAAATTGGGTCTCAACATTCCTCTTAACGAAATCAAGAATTCGGTCACTAAAGAAACTTCCGCTTGTTTCGAGCCTTCCTTAGATTACTGTGTAGTCAAGATTCCCCGATGGGATCTCAAGAAGTTCAACCGAGTCAGTACCGCTTTGAGCAGTTCCATGAAGTCGGTGGGTGAGGTCATGGCCATTGGTCGAACTTTCGAAGAGACCATTCAAAAGGCTATCAGATGTATCGATGATCGATTCTCCGGTTTCGGTGAACATCTCGACGTAGAGGATATCGATCACGAGATCGCCAACCCCACCGATCAACGTCTCTTCGCCCTTGCTACCGCTTTCAGACGTGGTTACTCAGTTGAAAAGCTTAACAAGATGTCAAATATCGACCCCTGGTTCTTGACTAGATTGGAGCGATTGTCCAAGACTGAGAAGCTCATTGGGTGCGTAATGCATTTTTCTTTATGTCAACGTGATAATAAGCTGATCCCTGAACAGAACCTACAACGCTTCCACCGTTCCAAACCAACTTATCCGAAATGCCAAACAACTTGGTTTCTCTGATCGACAAATCGCTAAAGCACTCAACTCCAATGAGCTTGCAGTCCGACGACTTCGTATCGAAGCTGGTATCTCCCCCTTCGTCAAGCAAATCGATACTGTCGCCGCCGAGTTCCCCGCCTTCACCAACTACTTATACACCACCTACAACGCTAGTGAACATGATGTCACATTTGAAGACAATGGTGTAATGGTTCTCGGTTCCGGTGTGTACAGAATCGGTTCGTCTGTGGAATTCGATTGGTGTGCAGTACGAGCCATCAGAACTCTTCGAGAACAAGGTATGAAGACGATCATGATCAACTACAACCCCGAAACCGTTTCTACCGATTACGACGAAGCCGACAAGCTTTACTTCGAGAATATCTCTCTTGAAACAGTCCTTGATATCTATGATATCGAACGATCTAGCGGTCTCGTCCTTTCTATGGGTGGTCAAACCCCTAACAACATTGCTTTGGCTTTACACCGACAAAATGTCAAGATTTACGGTACCTCGCCAGAAATGATTGACACTGCCGAAAACCGATACAAATTCTCTCGAATGTTGGATAAAATCGGTGTCGATCAACCACTTTGGAAGGAACTTACCAGTTTCTCCGAAGCCAAATCCTTCTGTGACAAAGTCGGTTACCCAGTGCTTGTACGACCATCTTACGTTCTTTCCGGTGCTGCGATGAATGTGGTCTTCTCTGAAGACGATCTCGAATCATACCTTACTCAAGCTACCGACGTATCTCGAGACCATCCAGTAGTAATCTCCAAATATATCGAGGAGGCCAAAGAAATCGAAATGGATGCTGTCGCTCGAGACGGTAAGATGGTAATGCACTACATCTCAGAACACGTCGAAAACGCCGGTGTCCACTCCGGTGACGCAACCCTCATCTTGCCACCTCAAGATCTCGACCCGGAAACTATCAAGAAGATCGAGATTGCTACAGCAAAGATCGGTCAAGCTCTTAACGTGACTGGTCCTTACAACATCCAATTCATCGCCAAGAATAACGAAATCAAGGTTATCGAATGTAATTTGCGAGCTGCTCGATCTTTCCCATTCGTCTCCAAAGTTACCGGCATCGATGCCATTGAGCTCGCTACCAAAGTCATGCTCAGCTTACCTGTTACACCTTACCCAGATGTCAAGATGCCACCCAACTACGTTGGTGTCAAGGTACCTCAATTCTCTTTCAGTCGACTGTCAGGTGCCGATCCTGTTCTCGGAGTAGAAATGGCTTCTACCGGAGAAGTAGCTTGTTTCGGTAAAGACAAATACGATGCTTACCTCAAAGCTCTCATTTCGACCGGTATCCGACCACCTAAGAAAAACATCTTGCTTTCTGTCGGTTCTTTCAAAGAGAAGCTTGAAATGTTGCCTGCTGTACACAAACTCCACCGACAAGGTTACAACCTGTTCGCGACCGCCGGTACCTCCGACTTCTTCCAAGAACACGGTATTCCAGTCAAATTCCTTGAAGCTTTGGGTTCTGAAAACGACCTAAACCCTCAAAAGGCCGAATACTCATTGACTCAACACTTAGCCAACAACTTGATCGATTTGTATATCAACCTGCCATCCAAGAACAGATCCCGAAGACCTGCTTCATACATTTCCCAAGGTTATCGATCTCGACGAATGGCTGTTGATTTCGCCGTGCCATTGATCACCAACGTCAAGTGTGCCAAGCTCTTCATTGAAGCGGTTCTTAAGAAGCCAACCTTCGACATCACTAGCGTAGACTACAAGACTTCTCACGAGACCTTCTCTTTCCCAAGTCTCGTTTCGGTCCAAGCCTTCGTGCCCGGTGCTGCCGAGCCCAACTCTAATGACTTCAGCGAGGCAAGTCAAGCTGCCATTCGAGGTGGTTTCACCGTTATGCAAATGGTCCCTCAAGGTGTCAACTCCGCTGTCGAAGACGAAATCTCCCTTCAACGAGCTCAAGCCAATGCTACTGGTGCTTCGCACTGCGACTACTTCTTCTCCGTTGCTGCGACTGGTGATAATGCATCCCGAGTGCAAGATGCTCTTGCTGCCGGTGCTAAAGCCTTGTTCATCCCATTCAACAACTTCTTCGGTTCCGTCAACAAGGTCACTAG
It encodes:
- a CDS encoding carbamoyl-phosphate synthase, large subunit, with the translated sequence MAPPSVPAFEGVVPSSDIPPVQQAVSLAPAAHAAVDVTPPASPALPSATSPRPTVNRAASFVAPASRPLGSLHPPAILKGIDYEGMPEEPKWEDAMGEPDAVLELADGLALAGHSFGAKKSVAGECVFQTGMVGYPESLTDPSYSSQILILTYPLIGNYGVPERPNVATSKIPTSEDAHNVPPPTHLLDSLPLEFESSHIHIAALVVANYHPSYSHHLANSSLGQWLKEQGIPAIWGVDTRMLTKRLREGGSILGRVLAKQGASAVEGQQRGRESQSGVLGGVSRLLNGLSAPSMARSNSTDNVALNWKEDYETIPFHDPNGINLVAKVSTQQPTIYTAITGSEQKVNPRTGKQLRVIAVDVGMKWNQIRCFRERGVEVKVVPWNYDFNSETEPYDGLFVSNGPGDPSMVKETIANLSKALETSKVPIFGICLGHQLLALASGASTRKMKYGNRGMNLPCTCSSSGRCYITSQNHGYEVDVTTLKNGWEAFFTNANDQSNEGIWMGKNGKPFFSVQFHPESAPGPRDTEFIFDVFIKSMVDSAREGKLVPIDMPGGELADNIAARPKEHVKKVLVLGSGGLSIGQAGEFDYSGSQAIKALKEEGIYTILVNPNIATIQTSKGLADKVYFLPVTPDFVRKIIKHEKPDGIYCTFGGQTALSVGIKLKDEFAGLGVKVLGTPIDTVITTEDRDLFAKAMEEIGEKCAESASAVNLQEATEAANRIGYPVIVRAAYALGGLGSGFAQNDEQLAELCNKAFATSPQVLVEKSMKGWKEIEYEVVRDCRNNCITVCNMENFDPLGIHTGDSIVVAPSQTLSDADYNMLRTTAVNVIRHLGVVGECNIQYALNPYSKEYCIIEVNARLSRSSALASKATGYPLAFIAAKLGLNIPLNEIKNSVTKETSACFEPSLDYCVVKIPRWDLKKFNRVSTALSSSMKSVGEVMAIGRTFEETIQKAIRCIDDRFSGFGEHLDVEDIDHEIANPTDQRLFALATAFRRGYSVEKLNKMSNIDPWFLTRLERLSKTEKLIGTYNASTVPNQLIRNAKQLGFSDRQIAKALNSNELAVRRLRIEAGISPFVKQIDTVAAEFPAFTNYLYTTYNASEHDVTFEDNGVMVLGSGVYRIGSSVEFDWCAVRAIRTLREQGMKTIMINYNPETVSTDYDEADKLYFENISLETVLDIYDIERSSGLVLSMGGQTPNNIALALHRQNVKIYGTSPEMIDTAENRYKFSRMLDKIGVDQPLWKELTSFSEAKSFCDKVGYPVLVRPSYVLSGAAMNVVFSEDDLESYLTQATDVSRDHPVVISKYIEEAKEIEMDAVARDGKMVMHYISEHVENAGVHSGDATLILPPQDLDPETIKKIEIATAKIGQALNVTGPYNIQFIAKNNEIKVIECNLRAARSFPFVSKVTGIDAIELATKVMLSLPVTPYPDVKMPPNYVGVKVPQFSFSRLSGADPVLGVEMASTGEVACFGKDKYDAYLKALISTGIRPPKKNILLSVGSFKEKLEMLPAVHKLHRQGYNLFATAGTSDFFQEHGIPVKFLEALGSENDLNPQKAEYSLTQHLANNLIDLYINLPSKNRSRRPASYISQGYRSRRMAVDFAVPLITNVKCAKLFIEAVLKKPTFDITSVDYKTSHETFSFPSLVSVQAFVPGAAEPNSNDFSEASQAAIRGGFTVMQMVPQGVNSAVEDEISLQRAQANATGASHCDYFFSVAATGDNASRVQDALAAGAKALFIPFNNFFGSVNKVTSVAQHFAAWPADKPIVTDARATDLASILLLASLNNRSIHIASVSTRDDIALIALAKEKGLNVTCDVSIYALFYSQADYPTAKCLPSAEDQQALWDNLATIDIFSVGVLPYELGTALDKPVSASSGVAESLPLLLTAVAEGKLTLDDVSLRLSENPRSIFGLPEQSQTYVEVEVNRKSSFSPSDNKTWSPLDGKSIAGAIHRVVINGHSVFLDGLSFSMPLGRDVSSAGSTRPPAAKQARGSFLSQKRPSITALMSPTQERSSSFGPPANDKLMSLSSAPVNTSPVRNLLSLTTSQAFSRRHILSVKQFDREDLHVLFNLASEMRAQVERSGSVDTLKGRVLCTLFYEPSTRTSTSFEAAMKRCGGEVVQVTASTSSVQKGESLADTIRTVGCYSDAVVLRHPAVGSSKSAAKSSPVPIINGGDGIGEHPTQSLLDVFCIREELGSVNGITVTLIGDLKNGRTVHSLVKLLSLYDVTLNFVSPPSLTMPDSVKSEASRAGVKWTESTSLSEDIIAKSDVLYATRVQQERFENQAEYEAIKDIYIINNDVLAKAKESAIVMHPLPRVNEIDPEVDFDSKRAAYFRQMRYGLFVRMALLTLVLGA